The sequence GTTTGAAACATTGAGTGTTTTTAAATCACCTGCGATCATAATCTCCACCTCTGCCAGTGATTGGTCACTGGGATCGGTCAGGTAAATGTTCACATCTCCCACCATGCACTGCTCCTCCGGCACGGTGGGCTCATCCCACTTCTGCTTGTCGAGGATGATGAAGGTGCATTCTACAAAGTAGACAGAGGTgcgtacaggaggtagagaagtcgtttagtaatcagaaggttgctagttcgattccctgtcgagcgtccttgagcaagacactgaacccctaattgctcctgatgtgcagtgtgccatcagtgtaaatgtaaaatgtgtatacatccttgtaaatcgcattggataaaagcgtctgctaaatgactaaatgtaaatgcgtATGACCATCAGAGAGATGATCAGGTCAGTGAATCTGAGGCTATGGATGGATTaggaaggaggaggatgaagactCACTGTCATCGTCCTCTCTCCAGCTGCGCTGCATCTCGAACTCCTGCTCCAGCGAGAGCGGTTCCGAAGCGGTCAGCTTCTGCAGCTCCTCCGAGCCCATCCATTCGTGGTACCTGACCGGACAGACACCGAAACACATCACCGAGCCTGTcactcaaaaacacatcacCGAGCTGTCTGGGCAGTCCTGAACTCAGGGTTTCCCGAATGCAGCTTACCTGGGTACGTGGTTTGAGTTGTAAGGCACCAGAACAATCTTCTTTCCCTCCAGTAAAGTATTTTCATTTATCCTCATAGTGGGCGATCCGCTATTTAAACCAAAGCTTTTGCAAGTTATAAATATTCAAAGTTGTACACAGAGATGACAGACGGGTGATGTTGAGACATCAAGCAATTATGATGAGAGGCTAGATAGAAAAACAAATATGCTTACCTTTTGATAGCTTCGTGAATTTTAAGTTGTGTCACCTAGCTTGGACCATCAAAGAAGAAATTACGAATCCTACAatttataaaatacaaaaatgtcgATGAGGTACTATAGAAGATAAACGAAGAACTAATTTCACTGTGCATAGATTCATTCCGGATTCATGAATGGTCAGTCAGGCCAAGAGGAACCTTTTTGTGTTGCTTTTCCGGGTTAAGAGACCacagtttttcaaaataaaagtctcaaTGAAATAAAAGTCTCAACgagattttttttcagtgttattATTTCAATCTAAAGGTAACATATATCACACCCTCTTCACCGTCTTTCGTGCCTACAGAAGCACTCTTCATCAACAAATGCTGTTTTAGACAgtatccacacacatgcagcagtgaAGCAGAATGGTTGGTGAGGTTTTTAAGAGCAAGGCTGTTCAGTAAAGCTATGGAGGCCCTGATGGGGAAAACAGACGGACTTATCACTGATAAAAAAAGTCCCTTTTTTCATCTTGAAAGAGCAACCACAGATGTAGGGCTTTCATAGGCCTCTATCATTCACTGTCTAGAATGCAGATCTGGACCCGATAGCCCCCGTGTTTCTGCAGGGAAGAGAGGATTTGTGCTTCTAATGCAGGAACCAGAGCCATTCTGTCGGCTCCACTGCGCTGACATGATTCTTCCTATGTCTGCCGCAAGCACACCAAATAGACATCAGTTTCAATTTTAAtttctattttatttgtaacacacacaacaaatccaTTGTAATGAAACTATGAAGAAAAACATTGTAGATTAGAACATAACTTAAACTGCCTTCTAAGGTGCTTAGAACATTAGAACATAACTTAAACTGCCCTCTAAGGTGCTAAGAAACTTTTACACCTGCACCATCGAGAGCATCCTGAAGAGAAGCTGCACCAAGAACAGGAAGATAATGAAGGACCTCAGCCATCCGAACAAGGGACTGTTCTCTCTGATGCGGTCAGGAAAGCACTTCTGCTCCCTGAAGACCAACACAGAATGAGAACAAGGAAGAGCTTCTCCCCACCGGCCATTCGGGCCCTCAACCAGACAACACCTTGGACTAGACCTTAGCCTTCGGACTGTTTTATACGTATATGTTGGCCATTTCACTACAACTATCTCAGCCTGATGATGCTGCACAGCTAATTGTTGCACTTTTTGTCACCATTAATTAAATCTAGGTATAAACCATAAATTAAATTTAGGTGCGGCATGTTTTTATCACAGGTCATAACCATCTACACTTCTAGGAAATTATTGTTATGATGCTGCACAGCTCATTGTTGCACTTTTCTTCAAAAATAGCTATACTGATATAGTAATACTGTtgttatacaaataaagttataGTTACTGCACATCTTTTACCACTCTTATTCTATACTTTTTATGTTTTCCTTCTTTACCTCTATAATGGTAAATTctggtttatgtttatgtgacGAACAGTCGGAATAAGCATTTCAATGCACGTCATGTTCATCCTGGCATGTGCAAATCAGTGCTGGGGGGTTGAACCCCTGTGATAGGTCCAAGGTCTAGTCCAAGGTGTTGTCTGGTTGACCAGGAGGGAACCCCTGTGATAGGTCCAGTGCCAAATGCAGGTAACTCAGTGTTACCCTCTTTccaccagcaggtggcagtcAGAACCAGTTATTCACTCATTGGTCAGACTCAGCACCAATGTACGGGgcaacacaaaacagaacagaacagtggGCATCTTCACGTAAACAGAGGCCGTAGCTTTATGTACTTTAGTACTTTACTATGTACTATGTCACTTTAGCCAGGTGTAGCGGAACAGGTTGATGAAATAAatattctctgtgtctgtgattcTTAAAGACAGATGCGGAGAGTGTCCCCTTTGGAATTGTTGTATGAATTACTTGCAGTGGAAATGTGACTGTGCGGGTGCATACCATGCCATAGACGGGGGTGAGGTGGCAGGCTGGCAGCGAGGGTGCATACCATGCCATAGGCGGGGGTGAGGTGGCAGCACGGGTGCATACCGTGCCATAGACGGGGGTGAGGTGGCAGCACGGGTGCATACCATGCTATACACTGGGGTGAGGTGGCAGCACGGGTGCATACCATGCCATAGACGGGGGTGAGGTGGCAGGCTGGCAGCGCGGGTGCATACCATGCCATAGACGGGGGTGAGGTGGCAGGCAACTAGAGAGATGTCAGGAGGGTCACTCTGTGAGTCCATTACATTGTAAGGGTTGTCACCATTAATTAAATCTAGCTATAAACCATAAATTAAATTTAGGTGCGGCATGTTTTTATCACAGGTCATAACCATCTACACTTCTAGGAAATTATTTCTCAACTCAACCCCCAGCGCTGATCTGCAAATgacaggatgaggaagaggatgaggaagaggatgcaATTCATGTTTACAGCTTGTAGAAGTAAAAGTCACGATGTCAACAGGATTCATTGAGCTGTTCTCTCGTTGGGGGCACCGTCTGCTGTGAGGAGTTTAAATAATTCAGTGTCGTCCGCGCCCCGGTGGCGAGGTAAGGCATGGTGGCGAGGTAAGGCACGGGGGCATCACTGCGGTGATGAGTAGACGACCCATTGACTGGCCTGCCGTACGTCAGCCCTCGTCAACGGCAACCGAGACGCGATCAATCAACTTGCTGGCCAAAACTACTCGCATTCCCCCTCTGTgtttaagtttaaaaaaagactccacatacacactgtgtggACGGATAGAGTGATAAGAATCTATTATGCGTGCTGTGAGTCCGCTGGGTAGTCGTGCCTGCGACAGACGCACAGGCTCCTGTGACACTTCATCTCGTCCTCACACGTGGCTTCTCATCAGTGACACTTCATCTCGTCCTCATCAGTGACTGGCTGTCAAACGCCCACCTGAGCCAAAGGaacgaggagaggaggaggaagagaggaggagaggaggagaggaggagaggaggaaaaagattAATTCCTCTAGCACGGGGGAATTCTTTCATAGAGTGATTACTTTTTTAATTAGTGTGATTAATATTCCGGAGTATAATGGCAGGATCTCCGCAGACGCCATGGGAGCGGGTGACAGAGTCAGGAGAGGAACACGGGAGAAATTAAGCGGTTGACCTCGGATGGGAATGAAGCCCGCCCCCCATGCCcaaggttgtgagttcgagtTTGAGTTCGAGTTCAAGTTCGgtgtgggactgtgcttgtctacatAGCGCAACTTACATAGACACCGACTTGGGTAACTAGACGTGGGTAACTAGACGTGGGTAACTTACATAGACATGGGCGTGGGTAACTAGACGTGGGTAACTAGGCGTGGGTAACTAGGCGTGGGTAACTAGAAGTGGGTAACTTACATAGACATGGGCGTGGGTAACTTGTGAGTGAAGGGTAGCAAGTGGCTATTTTGTCTGCCTCACATCCAAGAAGGTTACACCAtgttgttacaccatgttttttattgctcttagcttgactgttctctcccttgtacgtcgttttggacaaaagcgtctgctaaatgactaaatgtaaatgtaaggtgaaaggtcacaaaTGATGCGATATGTGACATGGCAACTCGTATGGCCAGATCTCCTTGATTAACCTAAACTCGTATGGCCAGATCTTCTTGATTATCCTAAACTGGTATGGCCAGATCTTCTTGATTAACCTAAACTCGTATGGCCAGATCTCTTTGATTAACCTAAACTGGTATGGCCAGATCTTCTTGATTAACCTAAACTCGTATGCCCAGATCTCCTTGATTAACCTAAACTCGTATTGGCCAGATCTTCTCGATCCACCATCGTTGTCGCACTTTGACACAAAATACTCTCTGAAGTGGTGAAAGTATATGAATGATGAAAAAGTGTGGCACCTTTGGATTACCACAGCCAATGTACTGCTGGGGagctctgagtgagtgtgtacaggCCTAATATCCAGCCTCTGTTCACTCTCCCATAATGCATCAGCCGGGTGAGTCATTTCTCCTCCTATTAGACTTTTAAAAGAGAATCCTCCGCCCCTCGAGAGGAGATGAGATTTGGTTCTTAGTTCCAAAGGAGCACCACACGCTCCCATTCAtctgagagatgagagacattACCATTCATCTTTAGCCCCAGAAGCACTCACCTGAGTCACTGCCTTTAAATTGAGGCAAAGAAGCAAATCTTTTTACCCACCGCTGTTACAtctaatgaaatgaaaagagagcAAACCCAAAACAATGCC is a genomic window of Clupea harengus chromosome 1, Ch_v2.0.2, whole genome shotgun sequence containing:
- the nat9 gene encoding N-acetyltransferase 9, translated to MRINENTLLEGKKIVLVPYNSNHVPRYHEWMGSEELQKLTASEPLSLEQEFEMQRSWREDDDKCTFIILDKQKWDEPTVPEEQCMVGDVNIYLTDPSDQSLAEVEIMIAEPSYRGRGIGKEVTQIMLCYAFTRLGIRKFEAKIGLDNTVSIAVFKKLGFGELSVSEAFREVTLGMNVDEAANPLLLCNTDLQEHEYRKARDSRH